The Bradyrhizobium ottawaense genome window below encodes:
- the boxC gene encoding 2,3-epoxybenzoyl-CoA dihydrolase gives MAGEDRRLAGGATFIDFQTEPSRYRHWKLAVEGDVATLTMDVDENGGLFEGYLLKLNSYDLGVDIELADAVQRLRFEHPEVKVVVMRSAKNRVFCAGANIRMLAGSTHAHKVNFCKFTNETRNGMEDSSENSGQRFITVVNGSAAGGGYELALATDHIILADDGASSVALPEVPLLAVLPGTGGLTRVVDKRKVRRDHADFFCTIEEGVKGKRAVQWRLVDEIAPNSKLEGKIAERAREFAAASKRKGSGKGIALTQLKRAIDATSIRYGFVTVDIDRTARIATISIKAPEAAAPADIDGMMALGASFWPLQVARELDDAILHLRINELEIAMLVFKSHGDRAHVLAHDAFLEANKAHWLVNEIRHYWKRVLKRIDVTSRTLVTLVEPGSCFAGTLAELVFAADRSYMLIGTRQGDNRPPPSIELSAMNFGPYPMSHGLTRLESRFQADPSDVERAEATMGTALDAEQAEELGLVTFALDDIDWDDEVRVFLEERASFSPDSLTGMEASLRFVGPETMESKIFSRLTAWQNWIFQRPNAVGEEGALRRYGSGQKPKFDMTRV, from the coding sequence ATGGCCGGGGAAGATCGGCGCCTCGCAGGCGGCGCGACATTCATCGATTTCCAGACCGAACCGTCCCGCTACCGGCACTGGAAGCTCGCGGTCGAGGGTGACGTCGCGACGCTGACCATGGACGTCGACGAGAATGGCGGCCTGTTCGAGGGCTATCTGCTCAAGCTCAACTCCTACGATCTCGGCGTCGACATCGAGCTGGCGGATGCGGTCCAGCGGCTGCGCTTCGAGCACCCCGAGGTGAAGGTCGTGGTGATGCGCTCGGCCAAGAACCGGGTGTTCTGCGCCGGCGCCAACATCCGCATGCTCGCGGGCTCCACCCATGCCCACAAGGTGAACTTCTGCAAGTTCACCAACGAGACCCGCAACGGCATGGAGGATTCGTCCGAGAATTCCGGCCAGCGCTTCATCACCGTGGTGAACGGCTCGGCCGCCGGCGGCGGTTATGAGCTGGCGCTTGCGACCGACCACATCATCCTCGCCGACGATGGCGCTTCCTCGGTGGCGCTGCCCGAAGTGCCGCTGCTCGCGGTGCTGCCGGGCACCGGTGGCCTCACCCGCGTGGTCGACAAGCGCAAGGTGCGCCGCGACCATGCTGACTTTTTCTGCACCATCGAGGAGGGCGTGAAGGGCAAGCGCGCCGTGCAATGGCGCCTCGTCGACGAGATCGCGCCGAACTCGAAGCTCGAAGGCAAGATCGCCGAGCGTGCCAGGGAGTTCGCTGCGGCCTCGAAGCGCAAGGGCAGCGGCAAGGGCATCGCGCTGACACAGCTCAAGCGCGCGATCGACGCGACCAGCATCCGCTACGGCTTCGTCACCGTCGATATCGACCGCACGGCCCGCATCGCCACCATCTCCATCAAGGCGCCGGAGGCCGCAGCACCCGCCGATATCGACGGCATGATGGCGCTAGGCGCGTCGTTCTGGCCGCTCCAGGTCGCGCGTGAGCTCGACGACGCCATCCTGCACTTGCGCATCAACGAGCTCGAGATCGCCATGCTGGTGTTCAAGAGCCATGGCGACCGCGCTCATGTGCTCGCGCACGACGCCTTCCTCGAAGCCAACAAGGCGCACTGGCTGGTCAACGAAATCCGCCACTATTGGAAGCGCGTGCTCAAGCGCATCGACGTCACCTCGCGCACGCTGGTGACGCTGGTCGAGCCCGGCTCCTGCTTTGCCGGCACCTTGGCCGAACTCGTCTTCGCCGCCGATCGCTCCTACATGCTGATCGGCACGCGCCAGGGCGACAACCGTCCGCCGCCGTCGATCGAGCTCTCCGCCATGAATTTCGGCCCGTATCCGATGAGCCACGGCCTGACGCGGCTGGAGTCGCGCTTCCAGGCCGATCCGTCGGATGTGGAGCGCGCCGAAGCCACGATGGGCACCGCGCTCGATGCCGAGCAGGCCGAGGAGCTCGGCCTCGTCACCTTCGCGCTCGACGACATCGACTGGGACGACGAGGTCCGCGTGTTCCTGGAGGAGCGCGCCAGCTTCTCGCCGGACAGCCTCACCGGCATGGAAGCCAGCCTGCGCTTCGTCGGCCCGGAGACGATGGAATCGAAAATCTTCTCGCGCCTGACCGCGTGGCAGAACTGGATCTTCCAGCGCCCGAACGCCGTCGGCGAGGAAGGCGCGCTGCGCCGCTACGGCAGCGGGCAGAAGCCGAAATTCGATATGACGCGGGTGTAA
- a CDS encoding DUF309 domain-containing protein, with amino-acid sequence MNVPSHVTGQLPWPQWAYVPGETGAVEADDETLRLAKALVPSAFRGYVPARHPALRYGLALNDRGDFWESQEVLEAVWAAAPQGGRERILLRALHPHRQCQSAFAHAEGAFGRAPVR; translated from the coding sequence ATGAATGTGCCTTCACATGTGACCGGCCAATTGCCCTGGCCGCAATGGGCCTATGTGCCGGGCGAGACCGGCGCCGTCGAGGCCGATGACGAAACGCTTCGCTTGGCCAAGGCGCTGGTGCCATCGGCCTTTCGCGGCTATGTGCCGGCGCGTCATCCGGCGTTGCGCTACGGGCTCGCGCTCAACGACCGCGGCGATTTCTGGGAATCGCAGGAGGTGCTGGAGGCGGTGTGGGCCGCCGCGCCGCAAGGCGGCCGCGAGCGCATCCTGCTGCGTGCCTTGCATCCACATCGCCAATGCCAATCTGCGTTTGCGCATGCAGAAGGCGCATTCGGCCGCGCGCCTGTTCGGTGA
- a CDS encoding alpha/beta fold hydrolase, which produces MTNLTPTGFLSVDGASLEYKWLAPEAADAPTIVMLHEGLGSVGLWGDFPEKLQQATGAGIFAYSRSGYGQSSPVKLPRPLDYMQREALDVLPKLLDAIGFKRGLLLGHSDGASIATIYAGAHQDHRLSGLVLIAPHFIVEDISVKSIAEIKTSFETTDLKAKLARWHKDVDNAFYGWNGAWLDPKFRDWDISEYLAYIRVPIMVLQGAGDQYGTLRQVEIAQEECYCPIDFKVISDAGHSPHREAPGATLDAIEQFANAALRDDQGLGVRAA; this is translated from the coding sequence ATGACCAACCTCACCCCCACCGGCTTCCTCAGCGTCGACGGCGCCAGCCTCGAATACAAATGGCTCGCGCCTGAGGCCGCGGACGCGCCGACCATCGTCATGCTGCACGAAGGGCTCGGCTCGGTCGGACTCTGGGGCGATTTTCCCGAGAAGCTGCAGCAAGCCACCGGTGCCGGCATCTTCGCCTATTCGCGCTCCGGCTACGGCCAGTCGAGCCCGGTGAAATTGCCGCGGCCGCTGGACTATATGCAGCGCGAGGCGCTGGACGTGCTGCCGAAGCTGCTCGATGCGATCGGCTTCAAGCGCGGCCTGCTGCTCGGCCATTCCGACGGCGCCTCGATCGCAACGATCTATGCGGGCGCGCATCAGGACCACCGCCTGAGCGGCCTCGTGCTGATCGCGCCGCATTTCATCGTCGAGGACATCTCGGTGAAATCCATCGCGGAGATCAAGACCAGCTTCGAGACCACGGACCTGAAGGCCAAGCTGGCGCGCTGGCACAAGGACGTCGACAACGCCTTCTACGGCTGGAACGGCGCCTGGCTCGATCCGAAATTCCGCGACTGGGACATCTCGGAATACCTGGCCTATATCCGCGTACCCATCATGGTCCTGCAAGGTGCTGGCGACCAATATGGGACATTGCGTCAGGTCGAAATTGCGCAGGAAGAGTGTTACTGTCCGATAGATTTTAAAGTCATTTCAGACGCGGGCCATTCCCCGCATCGTGAAGCGCCGGGGGCGACGCTTGACGCGATTGAGCAATTTGCAAACGCGGCCCTGCGCGACGATCAGGGACTCGGGGTACGCGCCGCATGA
- a CDS encoding benzoate-CoA ligase family protein, giving the protein MSEGSYNAVTWLLDRNVEEGRGNKLAFDDTVSRLTYGELQRESRRAANMLRRLGVRREERVAMIMLDTVDFPVVFLGAIRAGIVPVPLNTLLTADQYAYILADCRARVLFVSEALYPVIKDVVGRMPDLEHVVVSGAKQNGHKQLAEELAGESDQFTTAATHPDEPAFWLYSSGSTGMPKGVRHIHSNLQATADTYAKQVLGIRESDVCLSAAKLFFAYGLGNALTFPMSVGASVILNSERPTPARMFDLMNRYKPSIFYGVPTLFAAMLNDETMKAERGGGALRICTSAGEALPESVGTSWKARFGVDILDGVGSTELLHIFLSNAPGDIKYGSSGKPVPGYAVRLVNEAGQDVADGEVGELLVDAPSAGEGYWNQRHKSRRTFEGPWTRTGDKYVRDADGRYTFCGRADDMFKVSGIWVSPFEVESALITHPAVLEAAVVPEADPEGLLKPKAFVVLRPGATTSDLQEMLKEHVKQKIGPWKYPRWIDVVESLPKTATGKIQRFKLRDGAN; this is encoded by the coding sequence GTGAGCGAGGGATCCTATAACGCGGTGACCTGGCTGCTCGACCGCAACGTCGAGGAGGGCCGGGGCAACAAGCTGGCCTTCGACGACACCGTCTCGCGGCTCACCTATGGCGAGCTTCAGCGCGAGAGCCGACGCGCCGCCAACATGCTGCGCCGGCTCGGCGTCCGCCGCGAGGAGCGCGTCGCGATGATCATGCTGGACACCGTCGATTTCCCGGTGGTGTTCCTGGGCGCGATCCGCGCCGGCATCGTGCCGGTGCCGCTCAACACGCTGCTGACCGCGGACCAGTACGCCTACATCCTCGCCGACTGCCGTGCGCGCGTGCTGTTCGTCTCCGAGGCGCTCTACCCTGTCATCAAGGACGTCGTCGGCCGCATGCCCGATCTCGAGCATGTCGTTGTGTCCGGCGCCAAGCAGAACGGCCACAAGCAGCTCGCCGAGGAGCTCGCGGGCGAGAGTGATCAGTTCACCACCGCCGCGACGCATCCGGATGAGCCGGCGTTCTGGCTCTATTCGTCCGGCTCGACCGGCATGCCCAAGGGCGTGCGCCATATCCATTCCAATTTGCAGGCGACCGCCGACACCTACGCCAAACAGGTGCTCGGCATCCGCGAGAGCGATGTGTGTCTCTCCGCCGCCAAGCTGTTCTTCGCCTATGGGCTCGGCAACGCGCTGACCTTCCCGATGTCGGTCGGCGCCAGCGTGATCCTCAACAGCGAACGGCCGACGCCGGCGCGGATGTTCGACCTGATGAACCGCTACAAGCCGTCGATCTTCTACGGCGTGCCGACCTTGTTCGCGGCGATGCTCAACGACGAGACCATGAAGGCCGAGCGTGGCGGCGGCGCCTTGCGCATCTGCACCTCGGCCGGCGAGGCGCTGCCGGAATCCGTTGGCACCAGCTGGAAGGCGCGCTTCGGCGTCGACATCCTCGACGGCGTCGGCTCGACCGAGCTCTTGCACATCTTCCTGTCGAACGCGCCCGGCGATATCAAATACGGCTCCTCCGGCAAGCCGGTGCCGGGCTATGCGGTGCGGCTCGTCAATGAGGCCGGGCAAGATGTTGCCGACGGCGAGGTCGGCGAGCTCCTGGTCGATGCGCCCTCGGCCGGCGAGGGCTACTGGAACCAGCGCCACAAGAGCCGCCGCACTTTTGAGGGACCGTGGACCCGCACCGGCGACAAATATGTCCGCGACGCGGACGGCCGCTACACCTTCTGCGGCCGCGCCGACGACATGTTCAAGGTCTCCGGCATCTGGGTCTCGCCGTTCGAGGTCGAGAGCGCGCTGATCACGCATCCCGCCGTGCTGGAGGCCGCCGTCGTGCCCGAGGCCGATCCGGAAGGGCTGTTGAAGCCAAAAGCCTTCGTCGTGCTGCGGCCGGGCGCGACGACGAGCGATCTTCAGGAAATGCTGAAGGAGCACGTCAAGCAGAAGATCGGCCCGTGGAAATATCCGCGCTGGATCGACGTGGTGGAGTCCTTGCCGAAGACGGCGACAGGCAAGATCCAGCGGTTCAAGTTGCGGGATGGGGCGAATTAG
- a CDS encoding helix-turn-helix transcriptional regulator, with translation MTDSPDAESRFLEQLGQRVRTMRALRGMSRKVLAKVSGISERYIAQLESGKGNVSIVLLRRVSDAMGAHLEDLLPSADPTPDWQMFRDLLRKATPAQIAQAKDLLAGGSASAPRRAPFCGIALIGLRGAGKSTLGRMLAKKVGWSFVELNKEIEQQNGLSVAEIIALYGQEGFRRMEQAALQQLLARNELMVLATGGGIVSEPLTFDQILTSFYTIWLKAEPEEHMARVRRQGDLRPMADDRSAMAELRNILLSREPLYSRATAVVDTAGLSVDAAAARLIDAVRPVLQNEARSFGLRSVAL, from the coding sequence ATGACCGACAGTCCCGACGCAGAATCCCGATTTCTCGAACAGCTCGGCCAGCGCGTGCGCACCATGCGCGCGCTGCGCGGCATGTCGCGCAAGGTGCTCGCCAAGGTATCAGGAATCTCGGAGCGCTACATCGCGCAGCTCGAAAGCGGCAAGGGCAATGTCTCCATCGTGCTCTTGCGCCGTGTCTCCGACGCGATGGGCGCGCATCTCGAAGATCTGCTTCCCTCCGCCGATCCGACACCGGACTGGCAGATGTTTCGCGACCTGCTGCGCAAGGCCACGCCTGCCCAGATCGCGCAGGCAAAAGATCTGCTCGCCGGCGGCAGCGCCTCGGCGCCGCGGCGCGCGCCGTTCTGCGGCATCGCGCTGATCGGCCTGCGCGGCGCCGGCAAGTCGACGCTCGGGCGCATGCTGGCGAAGAAAGTTGGCTGGAGTTTTGTGGAGCTCAACAAGGAGATCGAGCAGCAGAACGGGCTCTCGGTCGCCGAGATCATCGCGCTGTACGGCCAGGAAGGCTTTCGCCGCATGGAGCAGGCGGCGCTTCAGCAGCTGCTCGCGCGCAACGAGCTGATGGTGCTGGCGACCGGCGGCGGCATCGTCTCCGAGCCTTTGACCTTCGACCAGATCCTGACCTCGTTCTACACGATCTGGCTGAAGGCCGAGCCCGAGGAGCACATGGCCCGCGTCCGTCGCCAGGGCGACCTGCGCCCGATGGCCGACGACCGCTCCGCGATGGCGGAGCTGCGCAACATCCTGCTCAGCCGCGAGCCGCTATACTCGCGCGCGACGGCGGTGGTGGACACGGCAGGTCTCAGCGTGGATGCGGCCGCCGCACGGCTGATCGATGCGGTGCGCCCGGTGCTGCAGAACGAAGCCCGCAGCTTCGGGCTGCGCAGCGTGGCGCTGTAG
- a CDS encoding group II truncated hemoglobin: protein MTSTDVTTMFERIGGSATIDALVDRFYDRMDTLPEAQIIRAMHADDLGLIRNVLKRYLTEWTGGPRLYSVEKGHPRLRQRHIGFAIGDAERNAWMVCMRGALEETVVDTIARQDLDRALSGLADWMRNRQ from the coding sequence ATGACCTCCACCGACGTCACCACCATGTTCGAGCGGATCGGCGGCAGTGCCACGATCGACGCCCTTGTCGACCGCTTCTACGACCGCATGGACACGCTGCCGGAGGCGCAGATCATCCGCGCGATGCATGCGGACGACCTCGGCCTGATCAGGAACGTGCTGAAGCGCTATCTCACCGAGTGGACCGGCGGCCCGCGGCTTTACTCCGTCGAGAAGGGCCATCCGCGGCTGCGCCAGCGGCACATCGGCTTTGCCATCGGCGATGCCGAGCGCAATGCATGGATGGTCTGCATGCGCGGCGCGCTGGAAGAGACGGTCGTCGACACGATCGCGCGGCAGGACCTCGACCGCGCATTGTCCGGTCTCGCCGACTGGATGCGCAACCGGCAATGA
- a CDS encoding PRC-barrel domain-containing protein, whose product MQHTMVPSDRVEHVAVYGGDGTKLGTIERLMLDKVSGTVAYAVIKTGRLLGTHHHYPVQWSALKYDPGRQAFQVELTPEQLSSGPCEVDGDEFDWGDRSRPYQHPNYWSI is encoded by the coding sequence ATGCAACACACCATGGTTCCCAGTGATCGCGTCGAGCACGTCGCCGTCTATGGTGGCGACGGCACGAAGCTCGGCACGATCGAACGATTGATGCTCGACAAGGTCAGTGGAACGGTCGCTTACGCCGTGATCAAGACCGGCAGGTTGCTCGGGACACATCACCATTATCCCGTGCAGTGGAGCGCGTTGAAATATGATCCGGGCCGTCAGGCCTTCCAGGTCGAACTGACGCCGGAGCAATTGAGCAGCGGTCCCTGCGAAGTCGATGGCGATGAGTTCGACTGGGGCGACCGCTCGCGGCCCTACCAGCATCCGAACTACTGGTCGATCTAG
- a CDS encoding IclR family transcriptional regulator domain-containing protein, with protein sequence MPKLKRSETDERATDFVEALDRGLRLLQCFGTTAGPMTLSDLARAADLPRATARRMLFTLQRGGFVSGDGKLFSLTPHVLTLAASYLRSNQLVAVLQPVLDRVATAANEISSLAVLDGDDVVFIARGSPARVFSGGLEIGYRLPSFCTSVGRAMLGQLDDADLAARLKAMTRQALTPQTQIDPKALLARIAADRTQGYSLVDREAEPHFRSISVPVCRYDDVIVAAINMGAHVDRVPAQELIGRFLPLLQEGAESVRSQLL encoded by the coding sequence ATGCCCAAACTGAAGCGGAGCGAGACCGACGAGCGCGCGACGGATTTCGTCGAAGCGCTCGATCGCGGCCTGCGCCTGCTGCAATGCTTCGGCACGACGGCCGGCCCGATGACGCTGAGCGATCTCGCCCGCGCCGCGGACCTGCCGCGCGCCACCGCGCGGCGTATGCTGTTCACGCTCCAGCGCGGCGGCTTCGTCAGCGGCGATGGCAAGCTGTTCTCGCTGACACCGCATGTGCTGACGCTGGCGGCATCTTACTTGCGTTCCAACCAGCTCGTTGCGGTGCTCCAGCCCGTGCTCGATCGTGTCGCGACCGCGGCGAACGAAATCTCCTCGCTCGCGGTGCTCGACGGCGATGACGTCGTGTTCATTGCCCGAGGCAGCCCGGCGCGCGTGTTCTCGGGCGGGTTGGAGATCGGCTATCGGCTGCCTTCGTTCTGCACCTCGGTCGGCCGCGCCATGCTCGGCCAGCTTGACGATGCCGACCTTGCCGCGCGCCTGAAGGCGATGACGCGCCAGGCGCTGACGCCGCAGACGCAGATCGACCCGAAGGCGCTGCTAGCGCGCATCGCCGCCGATCGCACGCAAGGCTATTCACTGGTCGACCGCGAGGCCGAGCCGCATTTCCGCTCGATCTCGGTTCCGGTGTGCCGCTACGACGACGTGATCGTCGCCGCCATCAACATGGGCGCCCATGTCGATCGGGTGCCGGCGCAGGAATTGATCGGCCGTTTCCTGCCGCTGTTGCAGGAGGGCGCGGAGTCGGTGCGTTCGCAGCTGCTGTAA
- a CDS encoding aromatic ring-hydroxylating dioxygenase subunit alpha, which translates to MMSQEQNDLITRTGPKDPCGKLMRSYWQPAALVDELEGDRPIRPVKLLGENLVLFRDETGRYGLIDRHCAHRGADLAFGRLEHGGLRCAFHGWLFDATGQCIETPAEPKDSKLCQNIRQRSYPVVEKSGILWAYLGEGEPPAFPELDCFVAPDTHTFAFKGHMACNWLQALEVGIDPAHASYLHRFFEDEDTSTAYGKQFRGASAGSDLPMTKILREYDRPIINVEHTEYGLRLIALREIDEERTHVRVTNQLFPHGFVIPMSTEMTITQWHVPVDDENCYWYAIFTSYSNPVDKQKMRDQRLELYELPDYKSRKNRSNDYGFDPHEQQTATYTGMGTDINVHDQWAVESMGAIQDRTKEHLGSSDKAIVQYRRLLRQEIEKVGGGEKPMLFLDEANARCIQGPATMDGIGPTQGWELYWMEIDVKRRRGAPWAAPVPKEIADNVHRLTAAE; encoded by the coding sequence ATGATGAGCCAGGAGCAGAACGACCTGATCACCCGCACCGGTCCGAAGGATCCGTGCGGAAAGCTGATGCGGAGCTACTGGCAGCCGGCGGCGCTGGTGGATGAGCTCGAAGGCGATCGTCCGATCCGTCCCGTTAAGCTGCTCGGCGAGAACCTGGTGCTGTTCCGTGACGAGACCGGACGCTACGGCCTGATCGACCGGCACTGCGCGCATCGCGGCGCCGACCTCGCGTTCGGACGGCTCGAGCACGGCGGCCTGCGCTGCGCCTTCCACGGCTGGCTGTTCGACGCCACCGGCCAGTGCATCGAGACGCCGGCCGAGCCGAAGGACTCGAAGCTCTGCCAGAACATCCGCCAGCGCTCCTATCCGGTGGTCGAGAAGAGCGGCATCCTCTGGGCCTATCTCGGCGAGGGTGAGCCGCCGGCCTTTCCGGAGCTCGACTGTTTCGTCGCGCCTGATACTCACACCTTTGCGTTCAAGGGCCACATGGCCTGCAACTGGCTTCAGGCACTCGAAGTCGGCATCGATCCCGCGCACGCCTCCTATCTGCATCGCTTCTTCGAGGACGAGGACACCTCCACCGCCTACGGCAAGCAATTCCGCGGCGCCTCCGCCGGGTCTGATCTGCCGATGACGAAGATCTTGCGCGAGTACGACCGCCCGATCATCAATGTCGAGCACACCGAATACGGCCTGAGGCTGATCGCGCTGCGCGAGATCGACGAGGAGCGCACCCATGTGCGCGTCACCAACCAGCTCTTCCCGCACGGCTTCGTCATCCCCATGAGCACGGAGATGACGATCACGCAGTGGCACGTGCCGGTCGACGACGAGAACTGCTACTGGTACGCGATCTTCACCAGCTATTCGAACCCGGTCGACAAGCAGAAGATGCGCGACCAGCGGCTCGAGCTCTATGAGCTGCCGGACTACAAATCGCGCAAGAACCGCAGCAACGATTACGGCTTCGATCCGCACGAGCAGCAGACCGCGACCTATACCGGCATGGGCACCGACATCAACGTCCACGACCAGTGGGCGGTGGAATCGATGGGCGCGATCCAGGACCGCACCAAGGAGCATCTCGGCTCGAGCGACAAGGCGATCGTGCAATATCGCCGCCTGCTGCGACAGGAGATCGAGAAGGTCGGCGGCGGCGAGAAGCCGATGCTGTTCCTGGACGAGGCCAACGCGCGCTGCATCCAGGGACCGGCGACCATGGACGGCATCGGGCCGACCCAGGGGTGGGAGCTCTACTGGATGGAGATCGACGTCAAGCGCCGCCGCGGCGCACCCTGGGCCGCACCGGTGCCGAAGGAGATCGCGGACAACGTGCACCGGCTGACGGCGGCGGAGTGA
- a CDS encoding glutamine synthetase family protein, whose amino-acid sequence MTFVARHALWSDEQRDAATRMRRLVEDKNLEVIRLAFPDQHGILRGKTIIASEAIASLESGCSITTTMLAKDTSHRTVFPVFTAGGGFGMKEMEGAADVLMVADPTTFRVLPWAPTTGWVLCDLYFNDGRPVPFATRSLYRKVLDQLASRGHDFVAGLEVEFHIFKLDDPHMRPEDAGQPGTPPSVSLLSHGYQYLTEQRFDQMEPVLEILRRDIVALGLPLRSVEVEFGPSQCEFTFAPKKGLEPADNMVLFRSAVKQIARRHGYHATFMCRPKLPNVFASGWHLHQSIVSRASGENIFMAKDGSEPLSAFGRAYLGGLLDHARASTVFTTPTINGYKRYRSYSLAPDRAIWGRDNRGVMIRVLGGANDAATRLENRIGEPAANPYLYMASQILSGLDGVDRKLDPGPSADTPYETKAPLLPKSLRDAVSALKDDPFFREKFGPEFVDYYTHIKNAEIDRFLSEVTDWEHREYFEAF is encoded by the coding sequence GTGACTTTCGTCGCGCGTCATGCGCTGTGGTCGGATGAGCAGAGGGACGCCGCGACGCGCATGCGCCGTCTCGTCGAGGACAAGAACCTCGAGGTCATCCGCCTCGCCTTCCCCGACCAGCACGGCATCCTGCGCGGCAAGACCATCATCGCCTCCGAGGCGATCGCCTCGCTGGAGAGCGGCTGCTCCATCACAACGACCATGCTCGCCAAGGATACTTCGCACCGCACGGTATTCCCCGTGTTCACCGCGGGCGGCGGCTTCGGCATGAAGGAGATGGAGGGCGCGGCCGACGTGCTGATGGTCGCCGACCCCACGACGTTTCGCGTCTTGCCGTGGGCGCCGACCACGGGCTGGGTGCTGTGCGACCTCTACTTCAATGACGGCCGCCCGGTGCCGTTCGCGACGCGCTCGCTCTATCGCAAGGTGCTCGACCAGCTCGCCAGCCGCGGCCACGATTTCGTCGCCGGGCTCGAGGTCGAATTCCACATCTTCAAGCTCGACGACCCGCATATGCGGCCCGAGGACGCCGGCCAGCCGGGCACGCCACCATCAGTGAGCCTGCTCAGCCACGGCTATCAATATCTCACCGAGCAGCGCTTCGATCAGATGGAGCCGGTGCTGGAGATCCTGCGCCGCGACATCGTCGCGCTCGGGCTGCCCCTGCGCTCGGTCGAGGTCGAGTTCGGGCCGAGCCAGTGCGAGTTCACCTTCGCGCCGAAGAAGGGCCTGGAGCCCGCCGACAACATGGTGCTGTTTCGGAGCGCCGTGAAGCAGATCGCGCGCCGGCACGGCTATCACGCCACCTTCATGTGCCGCCCGAAACTGCCGAATGTGTTCGCGAGCGGCTGGCACCTGCACCAGTCGATCGTCTCGCGCGCCAGCGGCGAAAACATCTTCATGGCCAAGGACGGCAGTGAGCCGCTCAGCGCGTTTGGCCGGGCGTACCTTGGCGGCCTGCTCGACCACGCCCGCGCCTCGACCGTGTTCACCACGCCGACCATCAACGGCTACAAGCGCTACCGCTCCTATTCGCTGGCGCCCGACCGCGCGATCTGGGGCCGCGACAATCGCGGCGTGATGATCCGCGTGCTCGGCGGTGCCAATGATGCCGCAACGCGCCTGGAGAACCGCATCGGCGAGCCCGCCGCCAATCCCTATCTCTACATGGCCTCGCAGATTCTCTCGGGCCTCGACGGCGTCGATCGCAAGCTCGATCCCGGCCCCTCCGCCGACACGCCCTACGAGACCAAGGCGCCGCTGCTGCCGAAATCGTTACGCGATGCGGTCAGCGCGCTGAAGGACGATCCGTTCTTCCGCGAGAAGTTCGGTCCGGAGTTCGTCGACTATTACACCCACATCAAGAACGCCGAGATCGACCGCTTCCTGTCAGAAGTGACCGATTGGGAGCACCGCGAGTATTTCGAGGCGTTTTGA